A window of Salvelinus alpinus chromosome 31, SLU_Salpinus.1, whole genome shotgun sequence contains these coding sequences:
- the LOC139561615 gene encoding GATA zinc finger domain-containing protein 14-like: protein MVPQNLNGTSLQNNNPDQQYGTSLQNNNPDQQYGTSLQNNNPDQQYGTSLQNNNPDQQYGTSLQNNNPDQQYVWYQQNNNPDQQYGTSLQNNNPDQQYGTSLQNNNPDQQYGTSLQNNNPDQQYGTSLQNNNPDQQYGTSLQNNNPDQQYGTSLQNNNPDQQYGTSLQNNNPDQQYGTSLQNNNPDQQYGTSLQNNNPDQQYGTSLQNNNPDQQYGTSLQNNNPDQQYVWYQQNNNPDQQYGTSLQNNNPDQQYGTSLQNNNPDQQYGTSLQNNNPDQQYGTSLQNNNPDQQYGTSLQNNNPDQQYGTSLQNNNPDQQYGTSLQNNNPDQQYGTSLQNNNPDQQYGTSLQNNNPDQQYGTSLQNNNPDQQYGTSLQNNNPDQQYGTSLQNNNPDQQYGTSLQNNNPDQQYGTSLQNNNPDQQYGTSLQNNNPDQQYGTSLQNNNPDQQYGTSLQNNNPDQQYGTSLQNNNPDQQYGTSLQNNNPDQQYGTSLQNNNPDQQYGTSLQNNNPDQQYGTSLQNNNPDQQYGTSLQNNNPDQQYGTSLQNNNPDQQYGTSLQNNNLRTS from the exons ATGGTACCTCAGAACCTCAATGGTACCAGCCTGCAGAATAACAACCCTGATCAACAGTATGGTACCAGCCTGCAGAATAACAACCCTGATCAACAGTATGGTACCAGCCTGCAGAATAACAACCCTGATCAACAGTATGGTACCAGCCTGCAGAATAACAACCCTGATCAACAGTATGGTACCAGCCTGCAGAATAACAACCCTGATCAACAGTATG TATGGTACCAGCAGAATAACAACCCTGATCAACAGTATGGTACCAGCCTGCAGAATAACAACCCTGATCAACAGTATGGTACCAGCCTGCAGAATAACAACCCTGATCAACAGTATGGTACCAGCCTGCAGAATAACAACCCTGATCAACAGTATGGTACCAGCCTGCAGAATAACAACCCTGATCAACAGTATGGTACCAGCCTGCAGAATAACAACCCTGATCAACAGTATGGTACCAGCCTGCAGAATAACAACCCTGATCAACAGTATGGTACCAGCCTGCAGAATAACAACCCTGATCAACAGTATGGTACCAGCCTGCAGAATAACAACCCTGATCAACAGTATGGTACCAGCCTGCAGAATAACAACCCTGATCAACAGTATGGTACCAGCCTGCAGAATAACAACCCTGATCAACAGTATGGTACCAGCCTGCAGAATAACAACCCTGATCAACAGTATG TATGGTACCAGCAGAATAACAACCCTGATCAACAGTATGGTACCAGCCTGCAGAATAACAACCCTGATCAACAGTATGGTACCAGCCTGCAGAATAACAACCCTGATCAACAGTATGGTACCAGCCTGCAGAATAACAACCCTGATCAACAGTATGGTACCAGCCTGCAGAATAACAACCCTGATCAACAGTATGGTACCAGCCTGCAGAATAACAACCCTGATCAACAGTATGGTACCAGCCTGCAGAATAACAACCCTGATCAACAGTATGGTACCAGCCTGCAGAATAACAACCCTGATCAACAGTATGGTACCAGCCTGCAGAATAACAACCCTGATCAACAGTATGGTACCAGCCTGCAGAATAACAACCCTGATCAACAGTATGGTACCAGCCTGCAGAATAACAACCCTGATCAACAGTATGGTACCAGCCTGCAGAATAACAACCCTGATCAACAGTATGGTACCAGCCTGCAGAATAACAACCCTGATCAACAGTATGGTACCAGCCTGCAGAATAACAACCCTGATCAACAGTATGGTACCAGCCTGCAGAATAACAACCCTGATCAACAGTATGGTACCAGCCTGCAGAATAACAACCCTGATCAACAGTATGGTACCAGCCTGCAGAATAACAACCCTGATCAACAGTATGGTACCAGCCTGCAGAATAACAACCCTGATCAACAGTATGGTACCAGCCTGCAGAATAACAACCCTGATCAACAGTATGGTACCAGCCTGCAGAATAACAACCCTGATCAACAGTATGGTACCAGCCTGCAGAATAACAACCCTGATCAACAGTATGGTACCAGCCTGCAGAATAACAACCCTGATCAACAGTATGGTACCAGCCTGCAGAATAACAACCCTGATCAACAGTATGGTACCAGCCTGCAGAATAACAACCCTGATCAACAGTATGGTACCAGCCTGCAGAATAACAACCCTGATCAACAGTATGGTACCAGCCTGCAGAATAACAACCTCAGAACCTCATAA